The Etheostoma spectabile isolate EspeVRDwgs_2016 chromosome 24, UIUC_Espe_1.0, whole genome shotgun sequence genome contains a region encoding:
- the slitrk5 gene encoding SLIT and NTRK-like protein 5 yields the protein MNIWILKIILLIASSLRLVEMYDNYGEICRNLCTCEEKEGILTVSCENRGIIRLTEISPVHFSTYHLLLTGNLLKKLSVNDFINYTGVTILHLGNNDISEIESGAFNGLQGLKRLHLNNNKIDALRDDTFAGLESLEYLQIDYNYITNIEPHTLSKLYQLTVMILNDNLLSALPTNIFRNVPLTHLDLRGNRLKMFPYIGLLEHMDKVVELQLEENPWNCSCELIALKAWLESIAYTALVGEVVCETPFRLHGRDLDEVSKQELCPRRTLEDTVRPAPPSSTNGYYQTTPAAVTVSATSSAVFRSSSRPTKGTRQFNRTRLKPTSRIQGSNPYNYGPIIAFQTKSPVPLDCPTACTCNLQISEIGLNVNCQERKIESISDLKPKPYNPKKMYLTGNYIPVVRRSDFVDAVGLDLLHLGNNRISLIHDRAFGDLTNLRRLYLNGNLMDRLTGEMFFGLQNLQYLYLEYNKIKEVDAGTFRYLPNLQLLFLNNNLLKTLPVGIFSSLSLSRLNLRNNHFQNLPVSGVLDQLKLLVQIDLFENPWDCSCDIVGMKIWLEQLSAGTVVNEVVCETPRRHTGMDVRSIQSDQLCPDYSDAYVSPTPPTDEPMDDLVVTTDAPQKFNTPSSTVPLSVLILSLLLVFIMSVFVAAGLFVVVMKKRKKSQSDRTSTNNSDVSSFNLQYSLYSNRSGPKVKAPVGHVYEYIPHPMGHMCKNPIYRSREGNTVEDYRDLHELKVTYRSAPDDERDSSTMRSPTYSVSTIEPRENPSPVQDADHFFRGILEHDKQPHPSIPSIPAGANLEYKYTGPVSYTYNPNFDVRRQFLHPERIRETVLYGTTPSTVYVEPNRNEYLELKAKLQSEPDYLEVLEKQTTFSQF from the coding sequence ATGAATATCTGGATCCTAAAAATAATCCTTCTGATTGCATCATCTCTGAGGCTGGTCGAGATGTATGACAATTATGGGGAGATCTGTCGAAACCTGTGTACGTGCGAGGAGAAGGAAGGGATCCTGACAGTGAGCTGTGAGAACAGGGGGATCATCCGACTGACGGAGATCAGTCCTGTCCATTTCTCCACCTACCACCTCCTGCTGACAGGGAACCTCCTGAAGAAACTGTCAGTCAATGATTTCATCAATTACACAGGGGTGACCATCCTGCACCTGGGGAACAATGACATCTCGGAGATAGAGTCCGGTGCCTTCAATGGACTCCAGGGATTAAAAAGGTTGCATCTGAATAATAACAAGATCGACGCTCTGAGAGATGACACCTTTGCAGGACTGGAGAGCTTGGAATACCTTCAGATTGATTATAATTACATTACTAATATAGAGCCCCACACCTTGAGCAAACTATACCAACTGACAGTGATGATTTTGAACGACAACCTGCTCTCTGCCCTGCCCACGAACATCTTCAGGAATGTTCCGCTCACGCACTTGGACCTGAGGGGGAACCGGTTAAAAATGTTCCCCTATATCGGCCTCCTGGAGCACATGGACAAAGTTGTGGAATTACAACTAGAGGAGAATCCGTGGAATTGCTCCTGCGAGCTGATTGCCCTGAAGGCATGGCTGGAGAGCATAGCCTACACGGCTCTGGTGGGAGAAGTGGTGTGTGAGACGCCGTTCAGGCTCCACGGTAGGGACCTGGACGAGGTGTCCAAGCAGGAACTCTGCCCAAGAAGAACCCTGGAAGACACAGTCAGGCCTGCACCTCCTAGCAGCACCAATGGATATTACCAGACCACACCTGCTGCTGTCACAGTCTCCGCCACCTCCTCGGCAGTTTTTAGGTCCTCCTCTAGGCCAACCAAGGGCACACGGCAATTTAACAGAACCAGGTTAAAGCCCACTTCCCGAATACAAGGCAGTAACCCTTACAATTATGGCCCCATCATTGCTTTTCAGACCAAATCGCCTGTGCCTTTGGACTGTCCCACTGCCTGCACGTGCAACCTGCAGATATCTGAGATTGGGCTAAATGTCAACTGCCAAGAGAGAAAGATTGAAAGCATTTCTGATCTAAAACCCAAGCCATACAAtcctaaaaaaatgtatctcacTGGAAATTACATCCCTGTGGTACGGAGATCAGATTTTGTGGATGCTGTTGGATTGGATTTGCTTCACCTGGGAAACAACAGGATAAGTCTGATCCACGACCGGGCTTTTGGGGATTTAACCAACCTGCGAAGGCTGTATTTGAATGGTAATCTCATGGACAGGCTTACAGGAGAAATGTTTTTTGGTTTGCAGAACTTGCAGTATCTTTATTTAGAGTACAACAAAATCAAGGAGGTTGATGCGGGAACTTTCCGCTACCTCCCTAATCTGCAGCTGCTTTTCCTAAACAACAACCTCCTGAAAACCTTACCGGTGGGCATCTTTTCCAGCCTCTCTCTGTCTAGGCTTAATCTGCGCAACAACCATTTCCAAAACCTGCCTGTGAGTGGTGTTTTAGATCAGCTGAAGCTGCTGGTGCAAATAGATCTTTTTGAAAACCCCTGGGACTGCTCTTGCGACATAGTAGGGATGAAGATATGGCTGGAGCAGCTCAGCGCAGGCACTGTGGTTAATGAGGTGGTGTGTGAAACGCCACGACGCCACACTGGAATGGACGTGCGCTCCATCCAGTCGGATCAGCTCTGCCCGGACTACTCTGATGCCTACGTCTCGCCAACGCCCCCCACGGACGAGCCCATGGACGACTTGGTCGTCACCACAGACGCGCCACAGAAGTTCAACACCCCCAGCAGCACCgtccccctctctgtcctcatCCTCAGCCTCCTGCTGGTGTTCATCATGTCCGTCTTTGTGGCCGCAGGGCTGTTTGTCGTTGTGATGAAAAAGCGCAAAAAGTCCCAGAGTGACCGCACTAGCACCAATAATTCAGACGTCAGCTCTTTTAACTTGCAATACAGTCTCTACAGCAACCGCTCCGGCCCCAAAGTCAAGGCCCCGGTGGGCCACGTCTATGAGTATATTCCCCACCCCATGGGCCACATGTGCAAAAACCCCATTTACAGGTCACGAGAAGGCAACACAGTGGAGGATTACCGAGATCTCCATGAGCTCAAAGTCACGTACAGAAGTGCCCCGGATGATGAGAGGGACAGCAGCACGATGAGGAGCCCTACTTACAGTGTTAGCACCATTGAGCCACGCGAAAACCCCTCCCCTGTCCAGGATGCGGACCATTTCTTCAGAGGCATCCTTGAGCACGACAAGCAGCCCCATCCGTCAATCCCATCCATCCCAGCAGGTGCCAATTTAGAGTACAAGTACACGGGGCCTGTGTCGTACACATACAACCCAAATTTTGATGTCAGACGTCAGTTCTTGCAC